A part of bacterium genomic DNA contains:
- a CDS encoding ABC transporter substrate-binding protein has protein sequence VNMVFSATLKIGMQDEPKQLNPFKASDVWSWNVLGFFYEGLYTHNPQTFEIIPWLAEGEPVYNHKNNTCVVHLKKGVKWEDGQPFTAEDVAFSANVLMEFKIPRYYSDWDFITKVEAVDNYTVKFWLKEPYAIFFTRTLMSLIVPKHIWQPIIEEIKKTKDPLTSLMEYEVTKPIGMGTFKFVDWKKGSYVQLVKNPLYFATGRTVKGKKVGPYFDEILFKIYGTTDAAILALKKGDIDFIWWPIQPGFVSDLQKDKKITLTNNPENGLKYLAFNLRRPPFNDINFRQAVAYLIDKKFIQSRILQNYGLPNDTIMPPGNKFWYNPNTLKYGANLNQPMRIKKAIAILKKAGYSWKKEPKVNANGQITKGEGLKMPDGTPVKPFKILTPPADYDPLRAMCGTLIQEWLRQIAIPAIATPTSFGDIINKVMTEWDFDVFILGYRLSLDPDFMRSFFHSKEVVKDGNNPMGYINPEFDRLADASAKEMVREKRREYILELQDFIIREVPWVPLYTLMQIEAYRNDRFRGWVNQLDGIGNGWSFVFIKPM, from the coding sequence TGTTAATATGGTTTTTTCGGCAACCTTAAAGATAGGTATGCAGGATGAACCTAAACAACTAAACCCATTTAAGGCATCTGATGTCTGGAGTTGGAATGTGCTTGGTTTCTTCTATGAAGGGCTATATACCCACAATCCCCAGACATTTGAGATTATCCCTTGGTTAGCCGAAGGAGAACCTGTTTATAACCATAAAAATAATACCTGTGTCGTGCATCTTAAAAAAGGTGTCAAATGGGAGGATGGTCAACCATTTACCGCTGAAGATGTAGCGTTTTCGGCTAATGTCCTGATGGAATTCAAAATCCCACGATATTATTCAGATTGGGATTTTATAACAAAAGTAGAGGCAGTGGATAACTACACGGTTAAATTCTGGTTAAAAGAGCCTTATGCCATTTTCTTTACCCGCACATTGATGTCACTCATCGTTCCAAAACATATCTGGCAACCAATTATTGAAGAGATTAAAAAGACAAAAGACCCATTAACCAGCCTGATGGAATATGAGGTAACGAAACCTATTGGGATGGGGACATTTAAGTTTGTAGACTGGAAGAAAGGTTCTTATGTTCAATTGGTAAAAAATCCACTTTATTTTGCCACAGGCAGAACAGTAAAAGGTAAAAAGGTAGGTCCTTATTTTGACGAGATACTTTTTAAGATTTATGGCACCACCGATGCGGCGATATTAGCCCTGAAAAAAGGTGATATTGATTTTATCTGGTGGCCTATCCAGCCTGGTTTTGTTTCAGATTTGCAAAAAGACAAAAAAATTACTTTGACTAATAACCCTGAAAATGGCTTAAAATACTTAGCCTTTAATCTTCGCCGTCCACCTTTTAATGATATTAATTTTCGTCAGGCAGTGGCTTATTTAATCGATAAAAAATTTATTCAATCACGCATCCTTCAAAATTATGGGCTGCCCAATGATACGATTATGCCGCCTGGAAATAAATTCTGGTATAATCCCAATACACTTAAATATGGTGCGAATCTGAACCAACCAATGCGAATTAAAAAGGCAATCGCTATTTTAAAGAAAGCAGGTTATTCCTGGAAAAAAGAACCAAAAGTGAACGCTAATGGACAAATTACAAAAGGAGAGGGATTAAAAATGCCTGATGGCACACCCGTCAAACCTTTTAAAATTCTTACCCCGCCAGCAGATTATGACCCACTCCGGGCAATGTGTGGCACGCTCATTCAAGAGTGGTTGAGACAGATAGCTATTCCCGCTATTGCAACACCTACTTCCTTTGGAGATATAATTAATAAAGTAATGACCGAATGGGATTTTGATGTGTTTATACTTGGCTATAGGTTATCTCTTGACCCGGATTTTATGCGGTCTTTCTTCCATTCAAAAGAAGTTGTTAAAGATGGAAATAATCCGATGGGTTATATTAATCCTGAATTCGATAGATTAGCGGATGCTTCTGCTAAAGAAATGGTGCGGGAAAAAAGAAGAGAGTATATCCTGGAACTACAGGATTTCATCATCCGCGAAGTTCC